DNA from Aphelocoma coerulescens isolate FSJ_1873_10779 chromosome 4A, UR_Acoe_1.0, whole genome shotgun sequence:
AGTCAGAAATTAGGAGGATGTAATAGCCTACTATAACCTTGAGCAACTGGCTGACTTCCTGTAATGACAAACCCTGATGGGAGGCTAAGTAGGACCTATTGGAAGAACAGACAAATGAAGCTGAGCTGATGGGGTTATGTAAGCTTTGGCATTGAATCAGGAGGCATTCTGTAAATATATActttctttctaaaataaatttaaaagaatataaacagAACTTTTTCAAAAAATGGCTATTGATAATTAGATACAAATATGCTAAAATTTGTAAACACTGTTTAAATAAATCATGTTTCTGGTCATTTTATACGTTTATAATCTTTATAAGTATGCTTTCAGTTAGCAGCATGCACCTTCCTTGATCTAATTGCAGCTGAGCAGGCAGAAACTGAAGTTCATTGAAGTGACACATTCATAATCTGTGTGTCAGCTATGTTCAGTATGTTCTGTTTGATACTCGCTTGGTGCACTACTCACATTTCAAAATTCAGTCAACAATAAACACTAACATGTACCCTTTGGTCAGGAACATGAGGCTGTGCAAGTAGATTTCTGACTTGGAGGTTACTCCCATGCTAGTCAtgtaaaagaattaaaaataactgcTTATAATGCCAGTCTGGTTTAGCGTTAAGGACGGAAATAATCATGCCTAGTAAAATATAGTTGAAAGGGAAAAGTGCATTTTCTACTTTTCCTTTGAAGGTTTTCAGATCTAGATAATATGATCATGTTGTATTTTTGCATAAAATCAATACctgttaatatttttaaagctgaattAAACATGTTTGTTTTGCAGAATGACAGTGTACAATTTTGCATTTTGAATAAGTTAACATTTTTGCtatatatttttgtctttattttttcttctgaaacatAATCAGTAGGCTATATAAATTGGTAATTCAGCTTGAAAAGACGGTGATATCTTGTGGCAAATAGCCTTCAGATATCTAAAAGCAGGATTAAACTTGGCTCAGTTTCTGGAAACCTTTCAGGCTAAAACAGATTTTGTTTATTCACTGTATAAGAAGATATATAATGCTtcaataataattaaaatatctgGGTTTTATAAATGAAGATTATTGTTAACATTTCTGGACCTTCTACATTTAATTCACGTGTCCTTAAATAAAACCTATGCAAAATGGCTTAATTAACTTCAGTGTACATAGAGTATACTCTGAACTCAGATTGGCTACTGGTATATATTGTAAAGTCTTGTGTGCCCATCTTAGGTGGCAGATTTTTGCGCATTTATGTTTCTTAGCCATAAACTATTCAAAAATTTACCCTCGGTCATTTTTCTGCTGCAGTCAATATCTGTCTAAGTGCTGTTATGATGCCAGATAATTGTTCTAAATAATTATTCTAACTAACTGGAGTTAGGCTATGGCTAAAAAACTGGTGCAGAAATACTCTTCCTAAGGTAGCTGTAATTTTGCACTTTGAATAGTTGCTTTTAACAGTTGTTCGAAATAGAAATAATTGAACATGATACTGTATTTGAAGTAGCACTAATATTGTATATAAAACAGTACTTACACAGGCAAGGAGTTTGCCTCGATGCTTGATAAAGATGTTTCTCATAGATAAAACTGTAGTGAAATGTAAACCAGCCATGTTTTGAGGGGCTGTTGTAAGGGAAGAGCTTCATAATGTGGCTGGAGCATTGTTAAACCTTGCATCTACCTGGGAGGGACTGGTCCTGCTTCTGTCATTGCAGTAATTAGATGTGGCTTTGAGAGGCTTTTAGAATCATAGTTGAACCTTCCTGCTCCAAGACATCACGATTAAATTATGTGGTTGATATAATTTGAAAAAGCTAGTTCATATTAAAGAATTGATCTGATTGTACCTTTTGTGTCAGTACTCATTGCTCTCTTGGTATGTGCTTTTCATACTGTTTTGATTGTGAGGATTGAGATGGATTGCTTAACTCCAGAGAATCCAAATGtggcaaatattttcattattaccATGTAGAGGACatagtttcttttttattcacCATGTTAACAGAAGGATTTTTGAAATATTCATAGCATTGTAGAAAAAAACTAATGtacataaaacaaaaaattaaaatgcaaaaaatttaaataggaagagtttttttcactgctgctgAACTCATTTCTATATAAATACAATAGAAATAGAGATATACTGCTAGTCATACAGCAAAAGCCATAtgcatttgttttggtttttttaatgaacagtTTGAGAAGGAGACTCTGAAGGATGTGATGTAGGCTTTGTTTGTGTTCTTTTAGAAAGTCTTTCAGGCATGCAGATAAGAAAATTACTATGCAGCTAGTTGGTTTTGAGTAACACCAATTCTTTCATGAATGCAGTGTAGTAGTGATAGATGCTTAAGGTCACTTGAGATCTTTACAGGAACAGTTCTAGAGGCtttaaaataagattttatAAGGAAATAAATGTGAGCAATAAACATGAAAGCTTTTAAGCTTTCAGTATAAAAAACAACTTTTcaatgtatgtatgtatgtatataaaaaatacatgttttatgGCAGCTTTCATATTACTAAATGTAattactggtttggggttttttgccctTCGAAGTCAAAACAAGCATATAGGTCAGATTTGTAGGTTAGTCAATGCAATTTATTCAGATGCTATTTTTGAATTTGCTAAGCTAAAACAGAAAGCCACAGTATATTTCTAGTGTTCTTACATTAGTCATGAACTGAAAGAAGTAATTATAGCTGGTGCTCAGAAATCTTGTATCTGTTATTATGTGAAGCACCCATGCCAGGTGTTTGATGTCACGTTTTCCCTACCTGCTTATAGGTTAATTATCTTTGTCATCTTGGCAGAGGATGCAGCAATCCTGCAATACATAGGCATTTTaatttccccctcccctttctGAACCCCAAAACAGGTTTTGTAGAAGCTAAATCTGGTGTTATAGAAGCAATCACTGGAACATCTGCTTTGGCATTACAGAATGTATGATCAACATTAATGCAGGTCTTGAGGAAGCTATGCTTTTGTGTGCTGGCCTACGTTATATAGACTGGGAATAGATATATTTCAGCATTCCTATGGAAAATAGAGAGGGACACTTGTTCAGTTAAGTACATACTCTGTTCTTCCTTATatgcctttctttttgctaaTTGCTGAACTATTACTGCTTTGTGCTAAGAAGTTTATTTGAGCAGTCTCAGTATAATTTAATTTACCACTTTAAGATGTGTATCAGCAATAGCCAAGACTTTTTAAGTCAATAGTATCACTGCACTTGTCTGTACAAGAGATTAATGTTTACTGTGTTTTGACTTcatctgtgttgggatgaaggTGATGACTGTCAATTTGTGGTTCTTGCAAAGGACCTGCTGTAGCTAAGTTGCTTTGTTTCATCCTCAGCAATGATGGGGCTTGGCTTGTTTGAGTGCTCTTAGCAGCCTTCTGGCACAGAAGGGATGGGAGGCAGGACTGGTAGTTGGTACTCACCTTGGAAAAGTGTAGGCAGGGGTAGGAACAAGTGCTAAGAAGAATGATGTTCCTtcagagagggaagggaggaaaaactgaggtGATGGCAGAGGTACAGGAATTTTTGTAGAGAGTGTAGGCAGGGCATGGAAAAGTGGAAGCAATATGCTGGACATGAACACTAGTGCTGGGTAGTCCCAAGACACTGATCTTAAAAGCAGTGCACAGCACTTTGATAAAATGCCCCAGTGAAATATCTGATAGTTTATTTCACAAGATCTTTTGCTAAAATATAAATTGAGGTATGTCTTTACAATATAACACAAgtaaaaaaaggtttttctttttgatgattttttttaccAGTTGCTGCCAACCTGTAATGGGCATGGGAGTCATGGCCTTCACATGAGGATAATATGTAGTTGTGTTTGAGAATTGAGCTCTAAAATCTTGCAACTGTGGTCTGGCTTAgatcagtattttaaatttagtAACATCATATTTCAGGTTCAGAAGCCTTTGGCAGGGTTTtggccagaagtattttgtCGATTTCAATCTTGCAAtctttattaggaaaaaaaagaacatactTTTAAAGCTATAAACCTGTGTGTTCTCTAGGTAAATGTTTATAGGCCTCTAAGATATCTTgatcttcctgcttttctttacaatttttttattattttggttttaatacCTTGGTGTTTGCCTCTGTGTAGCAGGTGATACAGCCAAGGGTGAAATgggggagaagaggaagagttGTTATTTTAATACATAAAGGATGGTAGTTGAATTTAGCCAGTTTCCAGGGTTGTATATGGGTGTGATCTATCCTTCTGTCTGGGAAATTAAAACATACATTCTTTGTTTAGGAAATCTAAAGGAGAGCCCTGCTTATGAAGAGATGTCGTGTAATGTCCCACATAACTCAGAAGCTTGTGCCTCTGCAGACACTGATGGTGCCCAGGAATGGGCACAGGAACGTGACCGACTGGGAACTTTTGTTGGATTTCCACAGGGCTGTCCCATTTCCGTGTTAGCTCTAGCACAAGCTGGCTTTGTTTATACTGGAGAAGGTGACAAAGTGAAGTGCTTCAGTTGCCATACAACTATTGAAGGATGGATGCCTGGGGATTCTGCAGTTAAGAGACACAAACACCTTGCCCCCAGCTGCAAGTTTATTACTGAATCTGCTTTTCTAGAAAATAGCATGGATCCTGTTGCCCAGAACTACCAGAATAGAACTGAAAATGGTTCCAGCAATTCAGTCCTCCCGTGTGCTCTGGATGACCCTGATGTGGAGGCAGATTACCTTTTGAGAACTAGGCAGGTTGTGGATATGTCGGATAGTTTGTATCCTAAAAATCCTGCTATGTGCAGTGAAGAAACAAGATTAAAGTCTTTTCACAACTGGCCCCTCAATGGCCAGTTGACACCACAGGAATTAGCTAATGCTGGATTTTATTATACAGGTGTTGGTGATCAAGTGGCATGTTTTTGTTGTGGTGGGAAATTGAAGAACTGGGAACCCAGTGACAGAGCTTGGTCAGAACACAAGAGGCATTTTCCCAAATGCCTTTTTGTCCTGGGCCGGGGTGTTGGAAATGTTTCAAGTGAATCTATTCCTGCTGAGCTTGGTATAAGTGGTCTGAACAATGCACAGCACCCAAGGAATCCCTCTATGGCAAAATATGGAAAACGTTTACAAACATTTTTATCTTGGATATATCCTGTTGACAAGGAGCAACTTGCAGAAGCTGGATTCTATAGCACAGGTAAGCCAGACCTTGAAATGGCTAATACCTTTTACAAAGACATTGTACATAAGGAAGTGTCTtgttatgaaaaaaaccctcaatttttaaaattcttatatGGAACAATTTGCCAGAATCTCTTTACTCTGTGAACTACTTTCCACAGTTCTTATGTAAAATTGTATACATTGTATCAGGTATGGTTTACTAGAAGGCATAGACTTGATCATAAATTTATTCTTAGCAGTAAAACGGCCAAGTATTTTCTTGCCTATTAAAACCTTTCTAATACATCTTTCACAAAGACAATTATTTgagttaatattttttaagaagTGAAGTGCTGTCCTCCAGACCTTAGGTGTAAGGAATGGGCCTGTGGTCTGTACAAAAGCCTGTGAACAAGACAATGCAGGTTGTGTGCCATTCTAATTACTTAACACGTTTGCATTATCATGGCACGTGGACACCCAAAACCAGCAAATACCACTACTGCCTACTTTATGAAGACAGTGGTGCCAGTGGAAGAGCTTGTACTCTTAGACATGTAGTGTTTGAATTGGATAAGACACCATCTCTGTGCATTGGTTTCTCAGTTAGATGAAATTGCACGGTACCATTAAAGACCTTTGAAATTCTTCAGTGAGAGATCCTGTACGAGTGCAAAGTGTTGCTCTTACTTGGTCACAAGGAAAAGGGGATTATCTGGGATAATTTCTTGCTCTCATCTTACTTGACttctctcttagtagctctcagAACTTTTTAATCTGATTCCATTTATTTTACTTGTGGCCATAAATAAAATCTTTGCTATATTCCTGTTTGGGTTATAAATGGGCAATATTTGTACCCAGTAGAACTATTTTATTGATTTCTTCTTGGATTCATAAAAGTACCAAAAGATCTGTATTGTGGAGTTGCACTAAGTGAGCACCAGCTTATCAAACCGAGGACTCTTCAGGTGACTTCTGTGAAAACTGTTCCCTGTGGCCTGAGAAGAATTCAACTCTCTAGGGAAACCCTATCCATACCTCTTCTCATTCCAATTAAAACAATATTTAAGCAGTTTCTGGGGCAGTCTTGGATCACAGTAGGCACAGTGCTAGAACAGAGAGGATGCAGTTCTCCTCAGTTGGGCTTGCTATTGCTGATTAGGGCCTGTTGATCTTAATGGGAAATGGAGGACCACACCGCCATGTAAACATCTCTCATTCTTTGTGGCAGCCATTTTCAGGCCTTGTTTACCATTGGATTGAGCTCCTTGATAATAGATTATTTTTAGCTTTTGTTTTTTATCTGTATTATTACTtactaaaataaaattcaggaaaacttGCTTCTcttattttgtgtttctttaagTTCAGTTCTCCCCTGAACATTTGTTTCAAATCATGTATGTTGTCCTCTGTTAAAACAGAGTTATTTTCAGTTGAAATTGTGAATtactaaaagaaatatttattttcttaataatgtaacattttatttgaaaactttGTATTATGTCTGCACACAGTATGTATGTGCAGTAAAGTATGTAACTTTATTCTTGTGTGTTTCCTCAGGTAATGGTGATCACGTTGTATGTTTCCACTGTGGTGGAGGATTGCAAGAatggaaggaaaatgaagacCCTTGGGATCAACATGCCAAATGGTTTCCTGGGTAAGGTATCCCTTAGTGTTTTCTTGGTGTGTGTCTGAGTCTTATTTATTTGAGAAGGTTGATTATGGCTTAACATTGTTTAGagttatgaaaataattttatgttgTCTTATTTGTAGGCATTATTAAAGGGAAGATATCTATGTGTGGATTCAAGCGATGCTTGCTTTCTCAGCAAGAAGAATAGTGTAGTTTTGTCAATATGTATCTGAgggatttttcttgtttttcaagtGCTACATTGTAATGGTTGTTGTAATAGCTTGGTACTTGCAAAAGTTTGTAACTTATACCAGGATACGAAATGACTAAACAGCTGCCACAGTGCAAACAAACCTGAAGAAGTTCAGTAGCAGCGTGGCA
Protein-coding regions in this window:
- the XIAP gene encoding E3 ubiquitin-protein ligase XIAP isoform X2, which encodes MSCNVPHNSEACASADTDGAQEWAQERDRLGTFVGFPQGCPISVLALAQAGFVYTGEGDKVKCFSCHTTIEGWMPGDSAVKRHKHLAPSCKFITESAFLENSMDPVAQNYQNRTENGSSNSVLPCALDDPDVEADYLLRTRQVVDMSDSLYPKNPAMCSEETRLKSFHNWPLNGQLTPQELANAGFYYTGVGDQVACFCCGGKLKNWEPSDRAWSEHKRHFPKCLFVLGRGVGNVSSESIPAELGISGLNNAQHPRNPSMAKYGKRLQTFLSWIYPVDKEQLAEAGFYSTGNGDHVVCFHCGGGLQEWKENEDPWDQHAKWFPGCRFVSKEKGIEFINNVHLRDGRKDSTTEAAEGTILPKDLSTEEKLRRLQEEKLCKICMAKDVSAVFIPCGHLVACKECAQLLNECPLCRTDITKIQEIFMY
- the XIAP gene encoding E3 ubiquitin-protein ligase XIAP isoform X1 produces the protein MSCNVPHNSEACASADTDGAQEWAQERDRLGTFVGFPQGCPISVLALAQAGFVYTGEGDKVKCFSCHTTIEGWMPGDSAVKRHKHLAPSCKFITESAFLENSMDPVAQNYQNRTENGSSNSVLPCALDDPDVEADYLLRTRQVVDMSDSLYPKNPAMCSEETRLKSFHNWPLNGQLTPQELANAGFYYTGVGDQVACFCCGGKLKNWEPSDRAWSEHKRHFPKCLFVLGRGVGNVSSESIPAELGISGLNNAQHPRNPSMAKYGKRLQTFLSWIYPVDKEQLAEAGFYSTGNGDHVVCFHCGGGLQEWKENEDPWDQHAKWFPGCRFVSKEKGIEFINNVHLRDGRKDSTTEAAEGTILPKDDLLQNPLVQSAIAMGFSLSEIRNTMEKRLQMTGESHTSVEDLVADLSAHKENTREEEPNEIPVEQDELIQLQNLYLSTEEKLRRLQEEKLCKICMAKDVSAVFIPCGHLVACKECAQLLNECPLCRTDITKIQEIFMY